Part of the Candoia aspera isolate rCanAsp1 chromosome 1, rCanAsp1.hap2, whole genome shotgun sequence genome, CCAGACTATACTTGTCATGCCATGCAAATATGACCAGGGCCAGGCTGCTGCTACTGTCTTTCTTAGTGTTCCCTAACAGAACAGtagatactgatttttttttaatgaaaaatgttcaaaaatgtaGATGGCTCCAAGAGTTAATGGATTCTTACTGTTTCTGTGCTCACAGCCTACCAATTTTTGATTTTGTTCCTATTGGGTGAAAGCTCATAAACCTTCCTGGCACAGGAACGAAAGAATTACACCATTATGGTCTGATGTAACTGTTCTTCCACTATATAAATTGGCTGCCAAGGCAGCACATGCTTCTACATGGATGGTGCCCGCTGTAAGTTTTAGACAAACATCTCAAggaaaaaagaagtagaaaagccTTTCAGGGGTACCCAAGGACAAGAGGAAAAATGTATGTGCAAAACTCTAAGCCCGTGGGCTGTAGTGCTCTGCTGGGTGTAACATCCTGCAAAATCATTCTTTTGACAGCATGTCAAAATGAGGTTCATCATTCAgctgggttcttggtgctctctgaccttggtttTCTTCATGTagctgtttcattgccagactaggaaacGCCCTCAGTGCTCTGACATGAGGAAATGACTCTCCATGGGAAGCTTAGCATTTTGGCTTTGGCAGCACCAATAACGTTGAGGTGTGGGAATTGGGAGGGAATCTTTGTGACTTCAGTCCAGCCTCTACTCAAACCGCTCTAAATATAAGGTTGGCCCTCATGGAGCATAGTGTCAAACATGTGTTCAGGATTATAATAGAGACTTATCATCCCTTTCACAGCATCTCTGGAATGGGCTAGGCAACTTGTGGCGCTCCAAATGCAGCTGACGCACCGTTCTCAGAACCCCTAGGAAGCATGGAGAATGGTGAGACCTGCTAGGAGCAGTAGTTCAGTGATATCTGGAATGCCACAGGTTGTCTACCGCAGATGTAGAAGTATGCACAATTTGTGCTTACTTTATAAGGGATTCTACAAGTAGAAGCTGTTGCTGGGCTAGAATAAAAGTTTCAGTTGTCAAGAAAAGGTGTAAGCTTTGTAGAGAACTCTTAAAAATTGAACATGGATCTTCTGTATGTAACATAATGTTAACATAAACTCTGAGGGGAAAAGTAATACAAGTTACTTTTAaaatgacattattattattatagagtGATTTCATGCCAGTAAGTATCTTCTGGTGTTTGTTAGTACAAGACCAGATAAcacatttgttatttattttaatttgttagatttatatcgcACCTTCCCTCCAGTAGCCCAAGGCACTCTTTCCTCCAGTTTTTTCCACACCAAACCTGTGGGagaggttgagctgagagagggcTGTACTcaggtcacccagtgagcttctatggTGGAGATAAACCTGAACTTGAGTCTCCTGGTTGTAGTCCAATATTGTGACCTTGATGAAATAGGTGTATAATTAGCACATGTTTGATATTCTACTTGGTtagaaattacaataataaaaattccaTTCAGATCAACTGGTAAAGTACTAGATGGATGTTGCACTAaaaatttttaaagattacaacCCAAATACTGTCCATGATTTACATCACAgtataggtttttttaaaaaaaaatctgttcagtcgtgtcctattcttgaagactgcttggacaagtccctgcaatttccttggcaaagtttttcagaagcagtttgcccttgcctgctttcccagggctgagagagagtgcctggcccaaggtcacccagctggctctgtgcctaaggtgggactagaactcttggtctcctggtctctagcctgatgccttaaccactacaccagactggctttcagtatagcacagcacagcacagcatagCATATATCACTCTGTAGTAGTAATGTACTATACTGTGTAAGCAGGACTTGTCCTAGACAACAGGGTGATCATTTAAGAATATTAATATAATTTGTACCTTTGTATCACACTAAGGAGGCTCTTGCCTTAATTCTTTCACTGGATGTTGAAAAAAACCTATTGGCAGTACTCTAGTTACCTCTAAATTGAAGGGCTCCTATTACATTCCCTGATAAGAATAGAAGATGCAgttgaaaacaaaggaatggGCTGTGGTGCAAATAATTGGAGCAGCCTTTAGATTaacctaaagcagtgttcctcaaccttggtggctttaagatgtgtggatttcaattcccagaattccccagccagcaatgcttaaagctgccaaagttgagaaacactggcctaaagatTAGGAGCTGTTTGCCTAGTGAATTTTAACCCTTTCTGAAATGCCAAGACAGGGCTTCTCTTGCTCTGATATTCTTCCCTGTCTAGGTGCCTCTTCCCCAGTTTTGTTTCCCTTCTACTTCCTTCTAGCACAGCTaccccttcctccttctctgttttcatttccatttttgctgctcctgcctcctgtttcccccaccacaacaactctgtgaagtggATTGGGTTGAGAGTGGCTTGGTGTGAATGTGTTTATATAGATATGCTTTGCGTGCATAGGTATGCTCTTGTCTGTCAGAGCAGTTTCTGCATATATGGGAGAATCCCTGAATATGCAGGGATCTGTTAATTTCATAAATGGAGTTTTATTTTATAGGCAGTTAATTTTAATAAgcagttctgttttgttctgttctactTTTGTTCTGGCCTTATCCTTTTTTGTGGTGTGGCTTCTGGAAGGTGTATCTATAGCTACATGTACATACCGACACACAAATGTCGGTTGGACATCAGGAATAACTACCTAAAGGTACGAAGTGTTCCAACTGTGGAACAAATTGCCTTGGGAAGTGGTGGATTCTGCTCTGCCGGAGGTGTTTAAACAGGGGCTGAATGGCTATCTGTCAGGTATGCTATAGGAGTGGATTCctcactgggcagggggttgggtaGATGATCTCCTAGATTCCTTGCACCCTTTACATTCAGTGGCAAATGTCAAGGACAGGTTTCAGCTGGAGCTGGTCATCCTGGTTGGGGAAGAGAGGAAGCTGGGTAGTGTGCTGGGTATATCAGCACAGGCCCAGATTTTGCCTGTGctgagatatagatagatagatagatagatagatagatagatagatagatagatagatagatagatagattttatttatttatttatttatttatttatttatttattttctgtcccgcctttattatttttataaataactcagtagatagatgatagatttctGCATTAtctgttttttggggggcggttgTCTTTAATTCATTTTGGTTAAATATGGTACctattttttgttctttcaattttttttcaaaattttcacTAGGGCAGGGTGATGAGATTTATGCTTGTTACATGCAGCTAAGGAATATTTAGAAAAACCCTGAATTTTCCATACCAAAATTAGTAAGATTTCATTGAAGAGTCTGGAGCCCTTTCTGCATATAATATAATTTGAACTAATGCCTTTGGAAGCTACTAAGCTGTCCAGATATTTTTTCCTCTGGatagatatattttttctctttctatattTGAAAAAACATTTTATCATCAGAAATTGATTGAAATGAGTAAttcatgtatttaattttaagttTCCCCCCCATTAAACTGACTTTGTAACTCAACCCAAATATATATGCGCAACTAGTTTTCGTTATTACAACATTGGGTTTATTAGTGTATTATAAATTGCTGtggatttttctattttttctttccctttttctttttccatataaaataagaaaacctTTTCAAGTTTGTTGAACTGTATACTCTGAAATAAACACAGTTATTGTGGGTCTATAAAATAAACtcttctgtttaaaaatataatgaactCTATTCCCCTCGTTGCAGCTGCTTCCATACTGTTGTGATCTGTTGGAACCAAGCATAACATTTCTGAACCTTGCAGAGAGACCTGATAGTGAATACAGTGCTGGTGggacttccttctttcttgttaGTTCAGGTGCATGTTCGTCTAATGCAGTGtctgtaatatttattattacagtTGTCGTTCACAGGCTGGGGAGGCGGTATATCCTGTGGCTCACAAGCACTGGACAGTTTATATTTGGCATTGCTGTGGCATTCACATTTAACTACAACAGTTTTGTGATTGTCCGTTTCCTTCTTGCAATGGTAAGAGCACAAGCTTATCTGCTTTCAAACGAAATTAtttgtgtggctttttttttaactgatgtttCAAAAAGTACAAATTGCTGCGTTTTCCAACCTAGTTAAAAGAAGAGTGTTTGGAATTAAAATAACTGTGTTACTGAGGATTTAATCATATTAAGTTAAAATGCAATCCAGCTGCTTCATTTTAAGGCACCTAATTCAGGCACTTTCCTTGATGCCTTAGAAAAATTAACAGCGTTGCTTACGTGCTGTAATATGGACGTGGTCTCAATCCAGCCAGAGTTAAGGGCAGAGTGGTTAATTTTTTCATCTCCCTGTTCTCCTAAATAATGGGTCTTAGATGGTAATTTCCCCCCTTATTGCACAAGAGTTCAGGAAGTGAACGTCGCCCTATGTTTAAATCATTTTGCCCAGTTTCTTTTCTATGGGGAAAACTGTGTGCTAAGAGAGCGGTTGGCCAAAGACCAGCTGATAAATTTCATGACCATCAGGAGATTTGAATCTGGACcacccctccctgccccaggtcCATCTTGTTGTACTTTGCCACCTGGGCATCCTTTGGCTGGATTGTGTCCACATTAGTATCCAGTATTATTGCTCCATTCATTACTGTAGCATCACTTTCACTTTTAAGATAGCTGTCTTGACGTTCTGAGCATGTGCTACCCCTGaccatctttttttaatttcagaggGAGACCAGACTgaagccattttcttttttctgtcttttttcccctcccaggtTTCAAGTGGCTACTTGGTGGTAGTGTTTGTTTATGTGACTGAATACACGGGCATAAAAGCTCGCACCTGGGCATCCATGCACATCCATGCATTTTTTGCCGTGGGAATCATGGTTGTGGCCCTTGTGGGCTACTTGGCACGGACCTGGTGGGTCTATCAGATCTGCCTTTCTGTAGCAACTCTCCCCTTTGTCTTGTGCTGCTGGATGCTCCCAGAGACACTTTTCTGGCTGCTCACAGAGGGAAGATATGAAGAagcacaaaaaataattaatgtAATGGCAAGATGGAATAAAGTAAGCACTCCTTGTAAAATTGCTGAACTGTGCCCGATGCAAGATGATCTTGTCAACAGCAGAATGGGGGATCGTGACAGTTCTCCCATGAAGAAGCACAGCGTCTTAGATCTGTTCCATAACTGGCACATTGCAAGAAGGACCATTACAGTTTGGCTGATTTGGTTCACTGGGAGTTTAGGATATTATGTATTCTCCCTCAGTTCTGTGAACTTTGGAGGCAATGaatttttaaatctgtttctcATAGGTAAATATTGTTTGATGTAACTTAACTGTTCTTGGAACAGAAATACAACCGTACATGTCCAGAGATAGTCACTGTTGCTAGTTACTTTCCagcttttttatagtaattttattaaaggttacaattataacagtaaaaactaatacaaacaaacaaaagaagaagaagaaaaggaaaaaatagaaaaatagaaaagaatgaaaaaataagaatatagtaaagaaaaaaatatatataaagaagtgacttcccccttcatcacaacaagtataaacaattttagtaacttatcaccttctcttaaaatacaacaaatgatctcttcttcccatatcccatctcttatctataaacaaatccataaagccttgtcACTTCAGTCCTGATgtaagcaaaagtccattaaggattaccagagataacatatctattttaactgtgatcaaataaaccaactttatattccttctttttacttctagcAATCctgatctttagttccttcaaataaagttgtagaacttgatttcttttcattttttctttgtcctttctcacaaaattcttcaaaactttaacaagcctcttttataaatccaatataggaaatttatccaggtcactctcttggtttgttatttgtatatcccttttaattattaagacatcagtcagtttcttttgtatgtccagtgtaatatctttttccatgtcattcttgtagcttgtcatttttacatctactttcaactcagtcttgatcttgtcggTTAaccttgttcttcttccataacatcttttaagcacagtctatctatagaggcagacactattataattaacttctgagtccattgttcaaaagtatccttcagtatgttctgttgaaatattttgcttcattctgtaattgtgagTTGAGTTTGAgtattctcctttaattataatctttagttcacTCTAGTTCCCTctatgtccaatttttaaagttttattattttttttaaaaaacattcaaaacaaaagcattttcccatgggaaggattatttattattaattccaaatcttatttcaaatttatctggactcttagtccatttgtaaccttcTAAAATCAAAGATGTAATCACCCTTTTGTTTattccccccaattttttttaacttcttaaacttgtatttaaaatttcttttgctaaggattgaaagaaactcaCCTGGTACTGTCAGACGTGTCAATtcaaaggttcctaacagctgaaaagcaattaacacgcaatttctgaaagtgattagaaaaggaagtttctttctttctttctttctttctttctttcttattcacatttctatcaccgcccatctccccctaaaaggtatgcaaacttagtatcctttcaaaggcaccaaccacggtttgaacaagatggctattccctcgtctcccagagctctctCCTGCAAGTACTGACTGTACTTGTGTATTTACGTTCTGATGATCCTGCATTGTATCCATATCTTTGTTTCCCCACCCCAAAATATCTGGCTATTGCTGGCTGATTTTacttggctgatcttgtctgTATGAATTCGTGTTCACATAAGCTGCTTCACTTAATCATAATTCAGAATTCGTGAGTATGCAATCTTCATTTCTTAGCTCCTGCACGCATAGCCAGTTGGGTTGTGGGGATGTTTATATATCCTTTTGCATGAATGCTCAGTTTCCTACATTCTTCCTCTTATATCAGATGAGAAAAATCAATTGTACATAAATATATTCTGTGTTATGTGTTGAATTGTATGCACAGATGGTAGCCATGCATCAGCTAACAAGGCTTGcttaaataagtaaattaaagagcaaacaataaaccaaatgTATAACATATGTGAAAGGAAAATTTAATTCCATATTTAGTAACATTTACACAGAGCTCCACAAGCTACTGCAAAGGGCAGGGGAAATAAATCTTGATATCCAAGGGACCAGAGACCTGTTTTCTCCTCTGTTGTAGAGGAGGGTAGAGTTGGTCTTGAAGGAATCCAACAATATTCTATAAACACCAGCTTAGGGCTGGAGGGGAGGAGGCAGTGAGAAAGAAGCTTGTTTGCCccatcttgattctctttggtataagaggggagagaaataatttctttcaagattctgttattatactctTTAACAGTGAAGTAGAGTTCCACTTCTTCTTATAGTgtctttcctgacctggcctaccttaaaGGGTTAACATCTGTGTCTGGTGAACTTCTGCATAGTTACTTtagaataaagaaaggaaagacaggTTTGTGGTACATATTTAACCATTCCCCTGCAACAAGATGCAGAGGAAATCATAGTAACCTAAAGGGTATGATTCAGACAAGATAAAGGACCTTTAAGTCCTCCTGGGGAATGTTCAGTGTGTGCTTAGATCCCTTCCACTGAAATTAGTGGGcctcaaagtatttcagtttatatGGGATTTTTCCTGTTATTTAGATATATTCAGGATCAGGATATAAATATCAATTAGCATACTTAAAAGTGTTTTCCCTTCCACACTAAATAAACATTACAAGTTGAGTCAACATTACAAAGTTATGTTCAAAGAAATGGTTGAGTCTTGAAGAATCACAGAATAAATAATCCTTTAGAAAGACATATTGCAGAGGTTGGAAGGATGGCCCATTTCCATTTCTCTGGAGTATCTTTCCTCAATGGCAAGTGCATTTCCATTAATTACATTCAGTAATTGAACCAACTTTGTGAGATAGGACAAATCTTATTACTCCCATTTTGTAGATGAAGAATGAGACATAGAGGCTTAACAGCCTATGTTAACTTTCCCCAACCCAATGTTGTTCAGATTTAATTCCAACTTCCATAATCCCCAGACAGCATACATGTGGAGTGGGAATTAATGGGAGTTGAACCAACATGCCTTGAAGACACAGAGTCAGAAAAGCAGGCTGACAAACTCAGTTTATATTTGTTCGGGATATGGAATCTTTTGTGCCAATGCATGGACTTAAGTACACTACCAGGTCTATTGAATGAAAAAGAGCTATTTCTATAAGAAGCAGATAAAAACTGTGGGGAAGTATCAATGCTGTTGTGTCTTTATGGagttaagaactttaaaaaaaacactaatttTCTAATGGCAGGTGCTGTGGAACTTCCAGCCTATGTCATTGCTTGCCTAGGAATGGACAGAATAGGGCGGAGGAACACCCTGATCCCATTCCTCATCATGAGTGCAGTGATCTGTGGGGTGGTGATGCTTATACCTCAGGTGAGTGACTCATACCTAGATCCTACTGGATCCTATAGAAGCACATTTGATGTTATTTAATTTGAGATGCTTTATTTGGTTTCCCATATTTTGAGCCAAAATAGCCTCTTTCCACTCTATGATTCTAAGTGAATTAGCATTCCTTTGCCAATGTAACATTCCTATGAACATGCTtagaaagaactttaaaaaaggaaattgccATCTTTAGGCTTACAAGAGCAGTTAAATTGATAACCTTGTTACAAATAGTTATTACAATGGCTGATAGCTTATGACAATGGCTATTACtgttttttcagtttttatagCTTGCCCAactcaaaagactctgggtgggttacagCAAGTCAAAATTATAGACACtacaatagaataaaacaaacaaacagaaaaacagaaacaataaatCAGCAATAAATCAACAGATACTAATAAAACTTACTAAGGGTTGGGAATCTGGTGAAATAAAAACTTTCTTTAAAGGTTTCTTCTAAAAACAATGAGGGAGGGAACTTTACAGAATTCTCGGGCTAATGAGTTCCAAAATATGGGGGCTACATACAGAAAACTGGAATTAACTATTCAATAAAGGAACCCCAGCTATTGTCTGTTATGAACTAGATGAGCAAAATGTTTAGAAAATGTCTTACCTGAAATCTGGTGCATAAGTGTAAAACTAAATGTGAGTTCACTCTCCACATGCTTTACAATTTCTCTTTCCTATTAATAGGATTTCAATACTCTCAGTATATTAGCAAATATGGCTGGAAAGTTTGCAATAGGAATTGCATTTGGCCTTATCTATCTGTACACGGCAGAGCTCTATCCAACAGTTATACGGTgagattttttctctctttacAGTAGTATTATTGTAAAGTTAATAGTATTAATATATGATGTTAATACttcatggaaaatattttctgctaTAACAGTAGCCATTTAAAATGGACATAAAGGTGAGTTACAATGCAAGTGAATAATACCATTTTTGGTATTGCAGATCCCTTGCTGTTGGAAGTGGGAGCATGATGTGCCGAGCTGGGAGTGTGGTTGCACCTTTCTGTGTCTATCTGTCAAGTGTTTGGATCTTCTTTCCACAGGTAGGTGCCATATTTAAGAATAACACCCAACTAAAATGcacaaataatattttagatATCTAGGTCTGAGAACTACCAGCTGCTGAATTGATTTATCCTTTGCTTGAAGGCTATGCTAATATGtacttttttctctctgtgttttctctgccataacctttatttatttagacataGTACATTGCTTAGAGATGCGACTGTACTATAGAAGTGATCTGAAGATTTAGTGTCTGGGAATATTTagtgttagagcagtgtttttcaaatttgtcagctttaagatgtatggacttcagctctctatactggctggggaattctgggagttgaaacctaTAGATCTTAAAATTGACCAATTTGAAAGAACATTGCTATAGGCCCATCATATCTTTGCACTGTGGAGAGAATGTGTTACTGATCATAACATGGCTTACTGATGTGCTTTCAACCATGGTAGAGAGGTAGCAGTGCCTACTTGTAGAATTAACTTCTGACAGAGATTAGGCAGGCCTCCCCCATGGAGAGTTTTTGCTGGAAATTTAAACCTTTATTCactttctcttgatttcattAGCTGCCCCACCTACTGATAATTTAATACGGTTAGTTTAAACAGCTTTTGCTGTCCTTACTTATGATTGTATTTGTTATAATTATTGCCATTTTAATGAAACACAATATGAACAATTTGAAAGGCTACATTAAGATTTTATTTTCTAACGTCTTTTTCTAGGTCCATAAAAAATCCCAGACAAATAAAGCAACATAGGCACAACATTAAAAAGCTTAAAGCAGTAAACTATGTACTAGACGTTGCTACTGGAGCTGAGGCTGGCCACTGTTTGCTGAGGTTTAGGAGCAGATTAGAATACATTTTTAGCCAGacattttagaattttaaaaaaatgtttaaaagtttcTTCAACTGGGATTTAATTGTTTGTACTAGACAAATATAAAAGCCACCTAGAATCGCTAATGAGATTCTAGATATCAGTGTTTCGGTCAAATACATAGTGGCAGCAATGAGCTCAGTTCAGTGGTATACTATCCTTTTGCATTACTTCTCATTCCAGCTAACCCCCTCATTTGaatgacatttattttcttttagttgATTGTTGGAATCATGGCCTTCCTGAGTGGCGTGTTAACACTGTTGCTGCCAGAAACACTTGGAAAACCGTTGACAAATACGTGGGCAGAAGCTGCAGAGCTCGATGACCAGGTCACCAAAAAGGGCCGTTCAGAAAAATCCCTTCCAGcacagagggatgcagcactggAGAAAATGGAAATGCTAAGCCGAGGAGCGCATGGCACCCATGCATAAAATCATCCCTTTGGTTTTAGCCACTCTGTGTGATTTTATTTGCAGCATCTTAACCGACAGTCCATGTGCCTTGGAATTCTCAGGAAGGGAGACGTATGAACTAGATCCTTGTTCAGGATGCTTTTCTGAATCAGCTGGCTAGCAACTGGAGTGGGTAATCTGAATTACGCTTtttctgaaacacacacacacacacagaaagaaagaaaaggttctCCTTCAGAGTTCCTGTTGTTTTTTATGcccacatattttaaaatcatctcTCCGAATCCCTTATACTGGCAACAGCCAGCACCAGAAGACATAAACTAGAAGCTCATGAGTTCAGGAAGCATGGCAATGCAGAGAAAACTCACTTTCTGTTGCAGTGATTCCTGTGTACATGGAAGATGCAGCTGTATTTTCTATGATTTTGCCTTATTATGTAAAATGTCATCgcttaaggaaaagaaataggCATTCTGTAGCTTTTATGGACCTGTCCTAGATGTCAGCATTACGCAGATGGAAGCAAAATACTGCTTTTTGATGCAGTTTTGGTATGCTTGGAAGAGCACAGCTGAAATCAGATTGTCTTGGAGGTAGCACTCAGACATATCACTCAAACTCTGTGTAATTACTTACACAGAGtctggaaaatgtattttatgaCATTTACCCTTCTCAGCAAATCTGGGAGAAAGGGGCCTGGGCACtttttgaagaaaatatgcagagATTGTCAGGAAAACCAAGAACAAATGAAAATAGAATATGGTAAATCAGAGATGTTGAAAACAGCACATACAGGAACAAGAAACAGCTTTGTGAGGTTAGGCTCCAGCTACTGAATCAGGACCCTTGTACTTTGTTCCATGGCTGATGTTGCACAGCCATTGCATGTGTTCTGCATATAGCACATTAATTCTGAGCAAAGCCCTTGATGATTTTTCAGGGCCTTGCTAATTCATTATCTTATTCCTTCTGGAACGGAAACAGAGACTAATGGGTAATGGGTAAAACCAGCCTTTGAAAGAGCCCTTTCCCTTTTGCTATCCATTCTCCATCAGCTTCTCCAGGATGGATCAGTGCTTTCTGTCCCTGCCCCAACTCTCCTGGGTTTTGTGTGAACCTATATTTGGTGCTCTTGAAACTGGAAATAGGCATGTGAGGGTTTTCATGCCTCTAAAAGCAAACATGTACATTTTGTCCAGAATCCACACCAGCTTTTAAGAATGTGTTGTACTCTGACTATAGTATACTTACTGTGTAATTAGATTGATTAAATAGTGTACACAAACAGAATGTACCGGACATCTTTTCCAGACATTTTACAGTGGATTCTTAAATGGTTTGAGCTGAAGTTACTAatgcttttaattaaatgtttttaaattcaagaaagagaaatggaataGTCAAGTTTACTGACAATGGAAATTGCTAGCTAACACTCACAAGATGACAAGAACAAGATGCAGGAAACTAAGTCTTTTCTACCATCTTGTAGTGACCTGGGTACAGCAGCCCCAGTTCGCACATGCCAAAACACAGTATTAAATGCAGATTTCATCCCTTTAATTTCAGACTCTTTCCACCCCTGCTTTCCTTTAGCTACCTGTCCTGATGAGAAGTTCTGGAGGTCTTAAAACCTTGCAATCTTTCAGTTGGTCCTATAAATACACTGTTCcattatatattttgtatttttttcttatgcCATCACAATTGCCTTTGTCTTTGGCAATATAATAGTAGAATCTGTGTTACGATAGTTTCTGACTGGGAATTGAACACAACTTGAAGGTGACTTTACAATATTTTTTACCTTAGGGGTAAAAGGTAAAAGTAGAGGTTCACCTCTGTCACCCCTCCTGCATGAGTTTTTGCACATTTTCTTatcccctttaaattcttcatTCTCTGGGAATACATCCCCTCCAACAATTAAGTGGAGACAGATCTAACAATTGGAGTTGTATTTCCAAAAGTGATAGATCTGGACTTGCAGAATACCAGAAATTAATATTTGAATGGCAAGGTTGTGGTACagtgaaagatgggatataaatcagtgaaataaataaatctgtatgttgtgtgaacccagagcAATTGCAACTGTTTCTGACAAATGAATTTGAAAGTGAGTTTAGCGGTTTGACTCCCACATCATGTTAAACCATGGTTAGATTCACATTGATTTAACAGATGAACTACAATTGACtaaattcatagaatcatagacttgCAGGGCTGGAAGGAGCCTTGGAAGTCTTCTAGCCTAAACGCCTCTCCAGGACAGGAATCCTTGGACCATCCcaggctgtccaacctttgtttgaaaacctccagtgatgaagCATCCACGGCTTCAGAAGGCAGGCTATTCCGCTGTTTAAGAGCTATCATGGTCAGGAAAttgctccttattttgagtttggatctctctctgtaaagcattggctcttgtcctaccctcaggcacCA contains:
- the SLC22A16 gene encoding solute carrier family 22 member 16 isoform X2, whose product is MARNFELLFESLGHFGRYQAVVYFASVFQSISCGIHYLASVFLAVTPKFVCSIAGNVSHVLIYNSSRSKVEDAWSLWTSTQSYILVQLENGDIWELNQCSRSKRENASRFIYEYSGDKTDFLCTDGYIYDRTNWQSTIVTEWDLVCQQEWLAKLTQPTFMLGVLFGAVIFGDLADRLGRRYILWLTSTGQFIFGIAVAFTFNYNSFVIVRFLLAMVSSGYLVVVFVYVTEYTGIKARTWASMHIHAFFAVGIMVVALVGYLARTWCCGTSSLCHCLPRNGQNRAEEHPDPIPHHECSDLWGGDAYTSGFQYSQYISKYGWKVCNRNCIWPYLSVHGRALSNSYTIPCCWKWEHDVPSWECGCTFLCLSVKCLDLLSTVDCWNHGLPEWRVNTVAARNTWKTVDKYVGRSCRAR
- the SLC22A16 gene encoding solute carrier family 22 member 16 isoform X1, which gives rise to MARNFELLFESLGHFGRYQAVVYFASVFQSISCGIHYLASVFLAVTPKFVCSIAGNVSHVLIYNSSRSKVEDAWSLWTSTQSYILVQLENGDIWELNQCSRSKRENASRFIYEYSGDKTDFLCTDGYIYDRTNWQSTIVTEWDLVCQQEWLAKLTQPTFMLGVLFGAVIFGDLADRLGRRYILWLTSTGQFIFGIAVAFTFNYNSFVIVRFLLAMVSSGYLVVVFVYVTEYTGIKARTWASMHIHAFFAVGIMVVALVGYLARTWWVYQICLSVATLPFVLCCWMLPETLFWLLTEGRYEEAQKIINVMARWNKVSTPCKIAELCPMQDDLVNSRMGDRDSSPMKKHSVLDLFHNWHIARRTITVWLIWFTGSLGYYVFSLSSVNFGGNEFLNLFLIGAVELPAYVIACLGMDRIGRRNTLIPFLIMSAVICGVVMLIPQDFNTLSILANMAGKFAIGIAFGLIYLYTAELYPTVIRSLAVGSGSMMCRAGSVVAPFCVYLSSVWIFFPQLIVGIMAFLSGVLTLLLPETLGKPLTNTWAEAAELDDQVTKKGRSEKSLPAQRDAALEKMEMLSRGAHGTHA